One Schlesneria paludicola DSM 18645 DNA segment encodes these proteins:
- a CDS encoding tetratricopeptide repeat protein: MTEKSAPVPTLSVEQQKQLVDEAIERLDRLADSQLEMAKLFIEKGKPEIARRRLQEVVELYGKSDAAKEARTLLKKL; the protein is encoded by the coding sequence ATGACAGAAAAATCCGCACCGGTTCCGACATTGTCAGTCGAGCAACAGAAGCAGTTAGTCGATGAAGCGATTGAACGATTGGACAGGCTGGCAGACAGCCAGCTTGAAATGGCGAAGTTGTTCATCGAAAAAGGAAAACCCGAGATCGCACGCCGCAGACTTCAAGAGGTCGTAGAACTCTATGGAAAGTCCGACGCGGCCAAGGAAGCTCGCACGTTGCTGAAAAAGCTCTAA
- a CDS encoding sulfatase, whose translation MPFRYGKFFKMVTKSRRFVTEIAAPRRASGRGLSLSCGICWPAIAGLLLEVTALISAAGAAEPARMNVLHIVSDDLAARLGCYGDQNVKSPNIDRLARRGVRFDRAYCQYPLCNPSRASFMTGLRPDTTKVLENQTQFRQHVPNAVSLPQTFRNAGYFVARVGKLYHYGVPGQIGTDGLDDPASWEHVYNPRGRDKDDENQIFTLNPNGQGSGRFGAVLSWLASDGDDTEQTDGIGATEAIRLLESHRDQPFYLAVGFYRPHTPYVAPKKYFEHYPLETIPLPKSPEDLRERFPAAALATIRPEEEAMSDDLRRQAIQAYQASTTFMDSQVGRLMEALERLKLADKTIVVFHSDHGYHLGEKRLWQKMTLFEESARVPLIVSVPGMTTKGAVCQRVVELVDLHRTLADLCNLSADATTEGLSLKSLLEMPDASWTKPARTQIARGRGEKQITGRSLRTERWRYTEWNEGRQGIELYDHDTDQQEMRNLANDPQYAAIVADLSAQLRQASP comes from the coding sequence ATGCCATTTCGATACGGAAAGTTCTTCAAAATGGTTACGAAGTCACGACGATTTGTGACAGAGATTGCAGCCCCGCGACGAGCATCAGGCCGTGGCCTCAGTTTGTCATGCGGCATCTGCTGGCCAGCCATCGCGGGGCTGCTTCTGGAAGTCACCGCTTTGATTTCGGCAGCAGGCGCCGCCGAGCCGGCCCGAATGAATGTGCTGCATATTGTCTCGGATGATTTGGCCGCCCGGCTTGGTTGCTATGGCGACCAGAACGTGAAGTCACCGAACATTGACCGCCTGGCACGTCGCGGGGTGCGATTTGATCGGGCTTACTGTCAATACCCACTCTGCAATCCATCGCGAGCATCATTCATGACTGGATTGCGCCCGGATACGACGAAGGTCCTCGAGAATCAAACGCAATTTCGACAGCACGTGCCAAATGCAGTCAGCTTGCCGCAAACATTCCGAAATGCAGGATATTTCGTCGCACGTGTGGGGAAGCTGTATCACTATGGTGTGCCAGGTCAGATTGGCACCGATGGCCTGGACGATCCCGCCTCGTGGGAGCACGTCTACAATCCGCGTGGACGAGACAAGGATGACGAGAATCAGATCTTCACACTAAACCCCAATGGACAAGGCTCCGGACGCTTCGGTGCAGTCCTGAGCTGGCTGGCTTCTGACGGTGACGATACGGAGCAGACCGACGGAATTGGGGCGACAGAAGCCATTCGTTTGCTGGAATCACATCGCGATCAGCCGTTCTATCTGGCGGTTGGCTTTTACCGTCCACACACACCGTATGTTGCACCGAAGAAATATTTCGAGCATTACCCTCTCGAGACAATTCCACTTCCCAAATCTCCTGAAGATCTGCGTGAGCGATTCCCTGCCGCAGCCCTTGCAACCATCCGCCCTGAAGAAGAGGCAATGAGCGATGATTTACGGCGCCAAGCGATTCAGGCGTATCAGGCATCGACCACGTTTATGGATTCTCAAGTGGGTCGGCTGATGGAGGCACTGGAACGACTGAAGCTGGCCGATAAGACAATCGTTGTGTTCCACAGCGACCACGGTTATCACCTGGGCGAAAAGCGGTTGTGGCAGAAAATGACACTATTTGAAGAGTCGGCTCGAGTCCCGTTGATCGTCAGCGTGCCTGGAATGACCACGAAGGGAGCCGTCTGCCAGCGCGTCGTCGAATTGGTTGATCTTCACCGAACACTCGCCGATCTTTGTAACTTGTCGGCTGACGCGACAACGGAAGGACTGAGCCTGAAATCGCTTCTTGAAATGCCTGATGCGAGTTGGACCAAGCCCGCACGCACCCAGATCGCACGCGGAAGGGGTGAAAAACAAATCACCGGCCGGAGCCTGAGAACGGAACGCTGGCGTTACACGGAATGGAACGAAGGTCGCCAAGGGATCGAACTCTACGATCATGACACCGACCAACAGGAGATGCGAAATCTGGCAAATGACCCTCAATATGCCGCGATCGTTGCAGACTTGTCCGCCCAGCTGCGACAGGCTAGCCCCTGA
- a CDS encoding GNAT family N-acetyltransferase, translated as MPMVGRTSGILREIEITYPIKDLRSEATYSSEILGADQFSAHTVAMIRTATIEDVPKLIQFLFELADFEHLSHTVTLDPDRLREHLFGPTPCIEALIAEADGDPVGFALFYTNYSTFQCRPGLYLEDLYIQPAFRGRGLGRALLLSVARLSVARHCGRMEWAVLDWNQQAIGFYQSLGAHPLDDWTKYRLSGDALLKAASLP; from the coding sequence ATGCCGATGGTCGGCCGCACGTCGGGCATTCTGCGTGAAATTGAGATCACGTATCCAATCAAAGATTTGCGATCGGAAGCGACGTACTCTTCAGAAATACTTGGCGCGGATCAGTTCAGCGCGCACACTGTCGCAATGATCCGAACTGCGACGATTGAAGATGTGCCGAAGCTGATTCAGTTCTTGTTTGAATTAGCCGACTTTGAGCATTTGAGTCACACAGTGACGCTGGACCCAGATCGTTTGCGCGAACATCTGTTCGGCCCGACTCCCTGCATCGAAGCCTTGATCGCCGAAGCAGACGGCGATCCGGTCGGTTTCGCCTTGTTCTATACGAACTATTCGACCTTTCAGTGCCGTCCGGGTCTTTATCTGGAAGACCTTTACATACAGCCCGCGTTCCGCGGCCGAGGATTGGGACGCGCACTGCTTCTGTCTGTAGCGCGATTGTCCGTCGCACGCCACTGCGGCCGAATGGAATGGGCTGTTCTGGACTGGAACCAGCAGGCGATTGGCTTCTACCAATCGCTCGGTGCACATCCTCTCGATGATTGGACCAAGTATCGGTTGAGTGGTGACGCATTGCTCAAAGCCGCCTCCTTACCTTGA
- a CDS encoding 3-hydroxyacyl-CoA dehydrogenase NAD-binding domain-containing protein, translated as MSDLHLTNFDVHRDERGLMTAILNVADQPINVFNESVLRDLDGLIRAIELDGSVTAVVFRSGKESGFLAGADLRVIESLNGPEIAEHICQSVQELFGRLENLSVPTIAVIQGVCLGGGLEFALACRYRVVVDDPRTRLGFPEVEVGLLPGWGGTQRLPRRVGLTAALPILLTGKKVNAPDAVRIGLADAICPPTDVDNTLVRLLDSSQSPSPGHPQVLAASFAERFFQVISPQRIWKGFCDQTSAGQKLSLWFAQKSIASKAKHYPALRSILKAVQAGLRGSSEHGFETERHEFSRLMMTDTHRNLLRLFFLRECARKPETWVPKSKSPSRRIKTVGVVGGGAMGASIAHWASIQGFDVILKEVSANLLDASQCRIRDLFDESVHNRAISASDASRWFSTIQITTDWREFSRVDLVIEAVTEKLDVKQSVFRELDLYCPAHAIFTSNTSALSIQKIATALPDPKRVLGLHFFNPVHRMPLIEIVRTPESQDSDVALLVEFVKKLGKVPVVASDHPGFVVNRILFPYFEEAIRLQQEGASAESIDRAMVRFGMPTGPLELLDHIGIDVAADVAISLPVDHEHGPVTSCLQEMVNEGQLGRKSGRGFYNYNKPGGHRTTAVRVGRSESLILDVEIRDRLTLRLINEAAKCLEEGVVTEAWMIDLAMVLGTGFAPFTGGPLTFAQDQREELVCKLNYYQTALGSRFRPSTWLLTHADGRPHVGHSA; from the coding sequence ATGAGCGATCTGCATTTGACGAACTTCGACGTGCATCGCGACGAACGTGGTCTGATGACCGCGATTCTGAATGTCGCCGATCAGCCAATAAACGTGTTCAACGAGAGTGTGCTGCGTGATCTCGACGGACTGATTCGAGCCATCGAATTGGATGGTTCGGTCACAGCGGTCGTCTTCCGGAGTGGCAAAGAAAGTGGCTTCCTGGCGGGTGCAGATCTACGGGTCATTGAATCATTGAACGGCCCAGAAATCGCCGAACATATCTGCCAATCGGTACAAGAATTGTTCGGCCGGCTCGAAAATTTGTCAGTTCCAACAATCGCCGTCATTCAAGGCGTTTGCCTAGGTGGCGGTTTGGAATTCGCCCTCGCATGCCGCTACCGGGTGGTCGTCGACGATCCGCGAACTAGACTGGGATTCCCAGAGGTCGAAGTGGGGCTGCTTCCGGGATGGGGTGGCACGCAGCGGCTGCCTCGGCGCGTGGGGTTGACTGCCGCATTGCCGATACTGCTCACGGGAAAAAAAGTCAACGCCCCTGACGCAGTCAGAATAGGTCTCGCCGACGCGATCTGCCCACCCACCGACGTCGACAATACACTCGTTCGCCTATTGGACTCATCACAAAGTCCCAGTCCAGGTCACCCCCAGGTACTGGCGGCCAGCTTTGCAGAACGATTCTTCCAGGTCATTTCGCCGCAGAGAATCTGGAAGGGATTCTGCGATCAAACATCGGCGGGCCAGAAACTCTCGTTGTGGTTTGCTCAGAAATCGATTGCATCCAAGGCCAAGCATTACCCCGCGCTGCGTTCGATTCTGAAGGCCGTTCAAGCCGGGCTGCGCGGTTCATCCGAGCACGGATTCGAAACAGAGCGTCATGAATTTTCGCGTCTGATGATGACCGACACACACCGAAATTTATTGAGACTTTTCTTCCTGCGTGAATGTGCGCGAAAGCCCGAAACATGGGTTCCCAAGTCAAAATCTCCCTCACGCCGCATTAAGACAGTCGGTGTCGTGGGGGGCGGTGCCATGGGAGCCAGTATCGCTCACTGGGCGTCGATCCAAGGATTCGACGTCATCTTGAAAGAAGTCAGCGCTAACCTGCTTGACGCTAGCCAGTGTCGAATCCGTGACCTCTTTGACGAATCTGTTCACAATCGGGCCATCTCTGCATCAGACGCATCTCGCTGGTTCAGCACAATTCAAATTACAACGGACTGGCGCGAATTTTCACGCGTCGATCTGGTCATCGAAGCCGTCACCGAGAAGCTGGATGTCAAACAGTCTGTCTTTCGCGAATTGGACCTCTACTGCCCTGCGCACGCAATCTTCACCTCGAATACCTCGGCCCTTTCGATCCAGAAAATTGCGACCGCACTGCCCGATCCTAAACGTGTGTTGGGACTCCACTTTTTCAATCCCGTCCACCGCATGCCTTTGATCGAAATCGTCCGGACACCCGAATCACAGGACTCTGATGTGGCCCTGCTTGTGGAGTTTGTCAAAAAGCTTGGCAAAGTCCCTGTTGTGGCGTCTGACCACCCTGGATTCGTTGTCAATCGGATTTTGTTCCCCTATTTCGAGGAAGCGATTCGTCTGCAACAGGAAGGCGCGTCTGCGGAATCCATTGATCGAGCGATGGTCCGCTTCGGCATGCCCACAGGACCGCTCGAACTGCTGGACCACATCGGAATCGATGTGGCTGCCGATGTGGCAATCTCACTGCCCGTCGACCATGAGCACGGCCCGGTGACAAGCTGCCTTCAGGAAATGGTGAACGAAGGACAGCTTGGTCGAAAATCGGGACGAGGCTTTTACAACTACAATAAGCCGGGTGGACACCGTACGACAGCAGTCCGAGTGGGAAGATCAGAAAGCCTGATTCTCGACGTTGAAATCCGCGATCGATTGACGCTACGACTGATCAACGAAGCGGCTAAGTGCCTGGAAGAAGGCGTCGTGACCGAAGCGTGGATGATCGACCTGGCAATGGTTCTCGGAACAGGCTTTGCCCCTTTCACAGGAGGGCCGTTGACGTTTGCGCAGGACCAGCGAGAAGAGCTGGTCTGCAAGCTGAACTATTATCAGACCGCATTAGGTTCGCGTTTCAGACCATCGACATGGCTTCTAACCCATGCCGATGGTCGGCCGCACGTCGGGCATTCTGCGTGA
- a CDS encoding long-chain-fatty-acid--CoA ligase yields MSIAFNAKGFTGESTTAAWLSHYPACTPTHLEYPDRPVWSLLEESANQFPRRIAIRYFNEQITYEELYDKVRRAAALFQSLGVKPGDRVGILLPNVPEYLIAAYGIWMAGGLVVSLSPMGAAVELDDLLEATDCKLVVTLDLLAHLVTHGRHRPERLLTCSIAPRLPRLQKLLYKIASLKANGLSFGVPSSEFLHSVSHTGPIETPVETNSHDPAYILPTGGTTGRAKAVTLSHANLMANALQLKAWCGNRTGRDTFLAVIPFFHSYGLSTCVTNGIAMAATLVLHHRFYPELTLDLIESSRPTVFPTVPAMLHVMNQHLKTAKRKRELGSLMWVISGGAPLMEETATEFAEHTGAKVVEGFGLSECSPVTHAGPLDGTARIGTIGLPLPDTEALIVDAETGAEILEPGEVGELIIRGPQVMLGYWNNPAATEQILRDGWLYTGDLATQDDEGFFKIVDRKKDLIITSGFNVYPTDVEFVLKKFPEVKDAAVIGVTDPQRGEIVKAIVAVNDKSKFHLHRFEAFIKENLAHHKVPKIIELVEGDLPRNFLGKVLRRKLRETS; encoded by the coding sequence ATGTCCATTGCATTCAATGCGAAAGGGTTTACGGGTGAGAGCACGACGGCTGCCTGGCTGAGCCACTATCCAGCTTGCACGCCGACACATCTGGAATATCCAGATCGACCAGTGTGGTCGCTGCTTGAGGAATCGGCAAATCAGTTTCCTCGACGCATCGCCATTCGCTATTTCAACGAACAGATCACCTACGAAGAACTCTACGACAAAGTTCGCCGCGCGGCAGCATTGTTTCAATCGCTGGGCGTCAAACCAGGTGACCGCGTTGGAATCCTCCTTCCCAACGTTCCCGAATATCTGATCGCCGCTTACGGCATCTGGATGGCGGGGGGACTCGTGGTGTCGCTCAGCCCGATGGGCGCGGCCGTCGAACTGGACGATCTGCTCGAAGCCACCGATTGCAAGTTGGTTGTCACGCTCGATCTCTTGGCCCATCTGGTGACCCACGGCCGTCATCGACCCGAACGGTTGTTGACCTGCTCAATCGCGCCACGTCTGCCGCGACTTCAAAAGCTGCTGTACAAGATCGCATCGCTGAAAGCGAATGGATTGAGTTTTGGAGTCCCGTCGAGCGAATTCCTGCATTCCGTCTCGCATACCGGCCCCATCGAAACCCCAGTGGAGACGAACTCGCACGATCCGGCATACATTCTCCCAACGGGGGGAACGACGGGCCGCGCTAAAGCGGTCACGCTGTCTCATGCCAACTTGATGGCAAACGCACTTCAACTGAAAGCCTGGTGTGGAAATCGGACTGGACGGGATACGTTCCTGGCCGTGATCCCATTCTTCCACAGCTATGGTTTGTCGACATGCGTCACGAACGGAATCGCGATGGCGGCGACACTTGTTCTGCATCATCGCTTCTATCCAGAACTGACGCTGGACTTGATCGAGTCGTCACGCCCGACGGTCTTTCCGACGGTGCCCGCGATGCTGCATGTCATGAATCAACATCTCAAGACGGCGAAACGCAAACGCGAACTGGGTTCGCTGATGTGGGTGATTTCAGGCGGCGCACCGCTCATGGAAGAAACAGCCACCGAGTTCGCGGAACACACCGGGGCGAAGGTCGTTGAAGGATTCGGACTGTCGGAATGCAGTCCCGTCACACACGCCGGACCGTTGGATGGAACCGCACGCATCGGAACGATCGGACTGCCGCTGCCTGATACGGAAGCGCTGATCGTCGACGCAGAAACAGGTGCCGAAATATTGGAGCCAGGCGAGGTCGGAGAACTGATCATTCGAGGACCACAAGTGATGCTCGGCTATTGGAACAACCCGGCCGCCACAGAACAGATCCTGCGCGACGGGTGGCTCTACACCGGCGACCTGGCGACGCAAGACGACGAGGGATTCTTCAAGATCGTCGACCGCAAGAAAGATTTGATCATTACGAGCGGGTTCAACGTTTACCCCACAGATGTGGAGTTTGTGTTGAAAAAGTTTCCCGAGGTCAAAGACGCCGCAGTCATTGGTGTCACCGATCCGCAACGAGGGGAAATCGTGAAAGCCATTGTCGCGGTGAACGACAAGTCCAAGTTTCACCTCCATCGCTTCGAGGCGTTTATCAAAGAAAACCTGGCACACCACAAGGTGCCAAAGATCATCGAGTTGGTCGAAGGTGACTTGCCACGCAATTTCCTCGGAAAGGTCCTACGCCGAAAATTGCGTGAGACGTCTTGA
- a CDS encoding (Fe-S)-binding protein — MASCVHCGFCLEVCPTYKLTGDENNSPRGRLRLWREEAEGKLAQDPWTDFYTSECVGCLACESACPANVPYGEIFEQIRHQHVATHRSRPPLSLRLAAALATRPALFNFVMLPARLLRAVGLVRHRFLFQGQPAVLESTAAYAKRLMDQHRPTGPRVAFLTGCLMESVFREINFATIRVLIENNVQVLIPPDQGCCGAFQEHTGLDGVDALRTQNRQAFGSLQVDAVVSNSSGCGLALGKALQGQHQVRDVLGFLGEIGPVARARRDDSARVYVDLPCHLVHGQKAPGIPANVLNATGYDWSLAPQARDCCGSGGVYNIQKPENAREILTRKSAFLNDAAGDPVILATSNHVCMMQWNSARTGGLVQRPYSVKHVIQLLDPGPQFSVRSSN; from the coding sequence TTGGCAAGTTGCGTGCACTGCGGCTTTTGCCTGGAAGTCTGTCCGACATACAAACTGACCGGCGACGAGAACAATTCACCTCGGGGACGATTGCGGCTGTGGCGCGAAGAGGCGGAAGGGAAGCTGGCACAAGACCCGTGGACCGATTTCTATACGTCCGAGTGTGTCGGCTGTCTGGCGTGTGAATCCGCCTGCCCGGCGAACGTACCGTATGGAGAAATCTTCGAACAGATCCGCCATCAGCATGTTGCAACACATCGATCACGACCACCACTTAGCCTCCGACTGGCGGCAGCGTTGGCAACCCGCCCAGCTCTGTTCAATTTTGTCATGCTGCCTGCGCGCCTGCTGCGCGCCGTTGGGCTAGTCAGACACCGATTTCTATTCCAGGGTCAGCCGGCAGTTCTTGAATCGACAGCCGCGTACGCGAAGCGGCTGATGGACCAACATCGGCCGACAGGACCGCGCGTTGCGTTCCTGACAGGCTGCCTGATGGAATCGGTCTTCCGCGAAATCAACTTTGCCACGATCCGGGTCCTGATCGAAAACAATGTCCAGGTCCTGATTCCCCCCGATCAAGGTTGTTGCGGCGCATTCCAAGAACACACTGGACTCGACGGAGTCGACGCGCTCCGTACGCAAAATCGCCAGGCGTTTGGATCGTTGCAGGTCGACGCCGTGGTCAGCAATTCGTCAGGTTGTGGACTGGCACTAGGAAAAGCGTTGCAGGGACAACACCAAGTCCGCGATGTCTTGGGGTTCCTGGGCGAGATCGGACCCGTGGCACGTGCTCGTCGCGACGACAGCGCACGCGTCTACGTTGATTTGCCGTGCCACCTGGTACATGGCCAGAAGGCGCCCGGCATCCCCGCCAACGTACTGAATGCGACCGGATACGATTGGAGCCTCGCCCCTCAGGCACGCGACTGCTGTGGCTCCGGCGGGGTCTACAATATTCAGAAGCCGGAAAACGCACGCGAGATCCTCACGCGGAAATCGGCGTTCTTGAATGACGCCGCGGGCGATCCCGTCATCCTGGCCACTTCGAATCATGTCTGCATGATGCAATGGAACTCTGCCCGCACGGGAGGGCTCGTACAGCGTCCGTACAGCGTCAAGCATGTGATCCAACTTTTGGATCCGGGGCCGCAGTTCTCTGTTCGATCCTCAAATTGA
- a CDS encoding FAD-linked oxidase C-terminal domain-containing protein has protein sequence MATNRLEGLLKQSVVRGRVLTAPAQLAGYDADGLGYKTFRPDAVVIPSDADEMIRVLQSAKQLGVPICVRGAGTSLSGGPVAAQGGVIVHTSALRNVRKIDVEGFWCEVECGVTLNRLDEILAPHGVFYPPDPSSGPVCTLGGNIAMNAGGAHCFRYGVTSNYVLGVEAVLLDGSVHRFGGPAGGRGPWREDWKRFMVGSEGTLGAFTRFWLRLLPRPEKVWTFRATYSDLITAEKAIHALVTHSSFPVAIELMDPRCVAMVENSPMAAGLPKDSFMLLTEIDGPPALVDARVEAVADILRSAGSRDVVFSDDDEQRKKLWKARKAAGGLMGQLSADFMVQDAVIPKRALAELLQLVYDEADAAGIRAVNVFHAGDGNLHPNFLFDSRNPGELEKVEHIGKRLMQRVVDVGGTLSGEHGIGNDKSAYMPLVFGTDALRLQLAVPAVFNPHHQLNPLKVFAERRFEGLNGATQNGVTPDDKKRVPSVHETGQSVIASTTAVERYFEPFLDPIDGVLCLSAESTATDVEASAAAHKLRFPLLIDRTATLRVQVNATGFAPASSRFGAFCDNIVGMNWKLPNGRTIRVGERVVKTTTGYDLFRFLLASGDRFGHPIDYVLRLRPDCGPTTIVVLKGSVERVSKAIPDVLRTCWMHWFDSIDFISDQDASSAMIRIVVNGPIDESPVAERYLTEFAQSHTLSIDMERNAIPPTDGLPDFAFKTATEHVIPLAREIAKSGVRCVALCYNGVVHGFLDDSADRDNRIRTLINAHGEHLMTVGGDWHSRHLPDLPPSTQETQWITAFEHAADLLAINR, from the coding sequence ATGGCGACCAATCGTCTCGAAGGCCTCCTCAAGCAATCGGTGGTTCGCGGACGTGTTCTGACGGCCCCCGCTCAACTTGCGGGTTACGACGCCGATGGACTGGGCTACAAAACATTCCGGCCCGATGCGGTGGTGATTCCCTCTGACGCCGATGAAATGATCCGGGTGCTACAGAGTGCCAAGCAGCTTGGAGTTCCCATTTGCGTGCGGGGCGCAGGCACCTCGTTGTCAGGCGGTCCCGTCGCGGCACAAGGCGGCGTCATCGTCCACACCTCCGCACTACGCAACGTTCGCAAGATCGATGTCGAAGGGTTCTGGTGCGAGGTCGAGTGCGGTGTCACACTGAACCGACTCGATGAGATTCTGGCTCCGCACGGCGTGTTTTATCCTCCCGACCCCTCCAGCGGTCCGGTCTGTACGCTGGGCGGTAACATCGCCATGAATGCAGGGGGAGCACACTGTTTTCGTTACGGCGTGACAAGCAATTATGTCCTGGGTGTCGAGGCGGTGCTGCTGGACGGAAGCGTCCATCGCTTTGGCGGGCCCGCCGGCGGTCGTGGTCCATGGCGCGAGGATTGGAAGCGGTTCATGGTCGGCTCGGAAGGGACCCTGGGCGCGTTCACACGGTTCTGGCTGCGGCTGTTACCTCGTCCGGAAAAGGTCTGGACGTTTCGTGCAACCTATTCAGACCTGATCACTGCCGAGAAAGCGATTCATGCCCTCGTCACGCATTCGTCCTTTCCGGTCGCCATTGAGTTGATGGACCCACGCTGCGTCGCCATGGTCGAGAATAGTCCGATGGCAGCAGGCCTGCCCAAAGATTCATTCATGTTGCTGACCGAAATTGACGGTCCCCCCGCTCTTGTCGATGCACGCGTTGAGGCCGTCGCCGACATCTTGCGTTCAGCCGGGTCACGCGATGTCGTGTTCAGCGACGATGACGAGCAGCGCAAGAAGCTGTGGAAAGCTCGCAAAGCGGCGGGAGGGTTGATGGGACAACTCAGCGCCGATTTTATGGTGCAAGACGCTGTGATCCCTAAAAGGGCATTGGCCGAACTTCTCCAGCTGGTCTATGACGAGGCCGACGCCGCGGGAATTCGCGCGGTGAATGTGTTTCATGCCGGTGACGGAAACCTGCACCCCAACTTTCTATTCGATTCGCGCAACCCAGGGGAACTCGAGAAAGTTGAGCATATCGGTAAGCGGCTGATGCAACGGGTTGTCGATGTCGGTGGAACCCTCTCTGGCGAACATGGCATTGGAAATGACAAGTCCGCCTACATGCCGCTCGTCTTCGGCACCGACGCCTTGCGACTCCAATTAGCCGTCCCGGCCGTCTTTAATCCCCATCACCAGCTGAACCCACTGAAGGTCTTTGCCGAACGACGATTTGAAGGTCTAAACGGCGCGACGCAAAACGGCGTCACCCCGGATGACAAGAAGCGGGTTCCGTCGGTTCATGAAACGGGTCAATCCGTGATCGCTTCGACAACAGCCGTCGAACGATATTTCGAACCGTTCCTTGATCCCATCGATGGAGTGCTCTGCTTGTCGGCAGAGTCGACTGCGACCGACGTCGAAGCCAGCGCCGCGGCTCACAAGTTGCGTTTCCCGCTTCTGATTGACCGAACCGCCACACTTCGCGTTCAGGTCAACGCGACCGGGTTCGCGCCAGCATCGTCCCGGTTCGGCGCATTCTGTGACAACATCGTGGGCATGAACTGGAAGTTGCCGAACGGGCGCACGATTCGCGTGGGCGAACGCGTTGTCAAAACGACTACCGGTTACGATCTGTTCCGATTCCTGTTGGCGAGTGGCGATCGGTTTGGTCATCCGATTGACTATGTCCTGAGGCTTCGGCCCGATTGTGGACCAACCACGATCGTCGTACTGAAAGGATCTGTCGAGCGAGTCTCCAAAGCGATTCCAGACGTGTTAAGAACGTGCTGGATGCATTGGTTCGACTCGATTGACTTCATTTCAGATCAAGACGCCAGCTCGGCGATGATTCGAATCGTCGTGAACGGTCCTATCGACGAAAGCCCTGTCGCTGAACGCTATCTGACGGAATTCGCACAGTCACATACCCTTTCGATCGACATGGAACGCAATGCGATTCCACCAACCGATGGACTGCCTGATTTCGCGTTCAAAACGGCGACGGAACACGTCATTCCATTGGCACGCGAAATCGCCAAGTCTGGCGTCCGCTGCGTAGCCCTGTGCTACAACGGTGTGGTCCACGGTTTTCTCGACGATTCAGCAGATCGCGACAATCGCATCCGCACGTTGATCAATGCACACGGCGAGCATCTGATGACAGTCGGCGGCGATTGGCACTCACGGCATCTGCCGGACCTGCCCCCTTCTACGCAGGAAACGCAATGGATCACGGCCTTTGAACACGCGGCTGACCTGCTGGCGATCAACCGATGA